The Streptomyces sp. NBC_01255 genome window below encodes:
- a CDS encoding FAD-dependent oxidoreductase has product MGRTGSSYWTESAPPRSAAPPLEGDAAADVVVVGAGIAGLSTAHELSRAGRDVLVLEADRIAAGVTGHSTGKLTSLHGLRYARLRRHRGASAAMDYADAQEDALRHVVRLCAELGIDAELERRPAYTYTLDEAGAEEIQAEASAAYEAGLRADAVTDTGLPYPVAAAVRVEDQLQFHPGRFLLGLADDLIARGVRVHEGTRVTGLREVAECRLALEGGGAVHARDVVLATHFPLRCHSSLLIRLSVRRELVVAAPVEERHAPYGMYVTTDDGIRSVRTAPLGEGRRLLIVAGEAYEPGSDGVRERFARLEAWARDHLPGFADAPSVHRWAAQDVHTSDGMPCVGHEHPDTQHVYVATGFGGWGLSNGVAAGSLLTAHLTGAPRPAWTELVDPRRRLPVHEVPEVARRQSTVAHHYAAGFRTGRRCTHMGCELGFNEAEETWECPCHGSRFARDGTVLQGPATRALED; this is encoded by the coding sequence ATGGGCCGCACCGGAAGCTCGTACTGGACGGAGTCGGCGCCGCCCCGGTCCGCCGCCCCACCGCTGGAGGGCGACGCCGCCGCCGACGTGGTCGTCGTCGGCGCCGGGATCGCCGGGCTGAGCACCGCCCACGAGCTGTCCCGCGCCGGGCGCGACGTCCTGGTGCTGGAAGCCGACCGGATCGCGGCCGGAGTGACCGGGCACAGCACCGGCAAGCTGACCTCCCTGCACGGGCTGCGGTACGCCCGCCTGCGCCGCCACCGTGGCGCTTCGGCGGCGATGGACTACGCCGACGCCCAGGAGGACGCCCTGCGGCACGTGGTGCGGCTCTGCGCGGAGCTGGGGATCGACGCGGAGCTCGAACGCCGCCCGGCGTACACCTACACCCTCGACGAGGCGGGCGCCGAGGAGATCCAGGCGGAGGCGTCGGCCGCCTACGAGGCCGGCCTGCGGGCCGACGCGGTGACCGACACCGGCCTTCCGTACCCGGTCGCCGCGGCCGTCCGGGTCGAGGACCAGCTCCAGTTCCACCCGGGCCGCTTCCTGCTCGGCCTGGCGGACGACCTGATCGCCCGGGGCGTCCGGGTCCACGAGGGAACCCGCGTCACGGGGCTGCGGGAAGTCGCCGAATGCCGTCTCGCGCTGGAGGGCGGAGGCGCGGTCCACGCCCGTGACGTCGTCCTGGCCACCCACTTCCCGCTCCGCTGCCACAGCAGCCTGCTGATACGGCTCTCGGTGCGCCGCGAGCTCGTCGTCGCCGCCCCCGTCGAGGAACGCCACGCCCCGTACGGCATGTACGTGACCACCGACGACGGCATCCGGTCGGTGCGGACCGCCCCGCTCGGCGAGGGGCGGCGGCTCCTGATCGTCGCGGGCGAGGCGTACGAGCCGGGGAGCGATGGGGTACGCGAGCGGTTCGCGCGCCTGGAGGCCTGGGCGCGCGACCACCTGCCGGGCTTCGCCGACGCGCCGTCGGTCCACCGATGGGCGGCCCAGGACGTCCATACGTCCGACGGCATGCCCTGTGTCGGCCATGAGCACCCCGACACCCAACACGTCTACGTCGCGACCGGGTTCGGCGGATGGGGGCTCAGCAACGGCGTCGCCGCGGGCAGCCTGCTCACCGCCCATCTGACCGGCGCGCCCCGCCCGGCGTGGACGGAGCTCGTCGATCCGCGCCGGAGGCTGCCCGTCCACGAGGTGCCCGAAGTCGCACGACGCCAGTCCACGGTGGCCCACCACTACGCGGCCGGCTTCCGGACCGGTCGGCGCTGCACGCACATGGGCTGCGAGCTGGGCTTCAACGAGGCGGAGGAGACCTGGGAGTGCCCCTGCCACGGATCACGCTTCGCGCGGGACGGCACGGTGCTCCAGGGCCCGGCCACCCGTGCGCTGGAGGACTGA